Proteins encoded together in one uncultured Flavobacterium sp. window:
- a CDS encoding App1 family protein, with protein sequence MKPILQLYRGYANEEELIVMGHVFKRTYDYDFQKKNLKNATSIIKQFRIKTLENFDIYLKCDDREIHTKTLDDGYFKFCIPLEKETHFGWIEYEVSIKHKGETITEKGSFIRPHKGKLGIISDIDDTFLISHTQNFFRKIHILLFKNVNDRKVFKDVVPHYQALSSAGRNNKEEENAFFYISSSEWNLYRFIVKFTKIHHLPRAVILLKDIKRGITDFFMSSHGNHDHKFDKIKHVLEFYPNLKYVLLGDDSQYDPILYERICKIFPVTIKAVYIRQTGKYQKEATKKIMKNLENLEVSVCYYKHSSEAIMHSKSIGLIQ encoded by the coding sequence ATGAAACCAATCTTACAATTATATCGAGGTTATGCCAACGAGGAAGAACTAATTGTAATGGGACATGTTTTTAAAAGAACGTATGATTATGATTTTCAAAAGAAAAATTTAAAAAATGCCACCTCGATCATCAAACAATTTAGAATAAAAACTCTTGAAAATTTTGATATTTATTTAAAATGTGACGACCGCGAAATTCATACTAAAACACTTGATGATGGATATTTTAAGTTTTGTATTCCGCTCGAAAAAGAAACCCATTTTGGATGGATTGAATATGAAGTCAGTATCAAACATAAAGGAGAAACGATAACCGAAAAAGGCAGCTTTATAAGACCTCATAAAGGAAAACTAGGAATTATATCTGATATTGATGACACTTTTTTGATTTCGCATACTCAAAACTTCTTTAGAAAAATTCACATTCTTTTATTTAAAAACGTGAACGATCGTAAGGTTTTTAAAGATGTTGTACCACATTATCAAGCTTTAAGTTCGGCTGGTCGAAATAATAAGGAAGAGGAAAATGCCTTTTTTTATATTTCGAGCAGCGAATGGAATTTGTATCGTTTTATTGTAAAATTTACTAAAATACATCATTTACCAAGGGCCGTAATTTTATTGAAAGATATTAAAAGAGGCATCACTGATTTCTTCATGAGCTCTCATGGAAATCACGATCATAAGTTTGACAAAATAAAACACGTTTTAGAATTTTATCCTAATCTTAAATATGTTCTCTTAGGAGATGATTCGCAATATGATCCGATTTTATATGAACGAATCTGTAAAATATTTCCTGTAACGATAAAAGCTGTTTATATCAGACAAACCGGTAAATACCAAAAAGAAGCCACAAAAAAGATCATGAAAAACTTAGAGAATCTAGAGGTTTCTGTTTGTTATTATAAACATAGCAGCGAAGCAATTATGCATTCAAAATCTATTGGACTTATTCAATAG
- a CDS encoding diacylglycerol kinase family protein codes for MKKNIIFVVNPISGDLDKSDLIRDVKKFAAINDFDLKVYKTTGKNDQKNILILYNQYLPERIVVAGGDGTIKMVAEAMEQFDIIIGVLPAGSANGLSVDLNLPATIEENLKIAFLHHYIEMDMICINGKKSIHLSDIGVNANLVKNYEENNLRGFWGYALQVYSALNESEEPFVATISANNETVEHTARMIVIANSQKYGTGVIINPNGEMNDGKFELVILKNLDLLLIGKIITGNMPIDSDDIVIISTDKATIETDYPVNFQIDGEYCGAQTALEIHILHKQMKIAIP; via the coding sequence TTGAAAAAGAATATCATATTTGTTGTAAACCCTATCTCTGGTGATCTGGATAAATCAGATTTAATTAGGGATGTAAAAAAGTTTGCAGCTATAAATGATTTTGATTTGAAAGTTTATAAAACTACCGGGAAGAATGATCAAAAAAATATATTGATACTTTATAATCAATATTTACCGGAACGAATTGTAGTAGCTGGTGGCGATGGAACTATAAAAATGGTTGCCGAAGCTATGGAGCAATTTGATATAATTATTGGTGTTTTACCCGCAGGTTCGGCAAATGGATTGTCTGTAGATTTGAATTTGCCTGCAACAATCGAGGAGAACTTGAAAATAGCCTTTTTGCACCATTATATCGAAATGGATATGATTTGTATCAACGGCAAAAAAAGCATTCATTTAAGCGATATTGGTGTAAATGCTAATTTGGTAAAGAATTATGAAGAAAATAATTTGCGTGGTTTTTGGGGTTATGCGTTACAAGTCTATTCGGCATTGAATGAATCAGAAGAACCTTTTGTAGCTACAATTTCGGCTAATAATGAAACTGTTGAACATACAGCACGAATGATTGTAATTGCTAATTCTCAAAAATACGGAACCGGTGTTATTATCAATCCAAATGGCGAAATGAACGATGGGAAATTTGAATTGGTAATCTTAAAAAATCTTGATTTGTTATTAATCGGAAAAATTATCACCGGAAATATGCCAATTGATTCTGATGATATTGTAATTATTTCGACAGATAAAGCCACAATAGAAACAGATTATCCTGTAAACTTTCAAATTGATGGAGAATATTGCGGAGCACAAACAGCATTAGAAATTCATATTCTGCACAAGCAAATGAAAATTGCGATTCCATAA
- a CDS encoding GNAT family N-acetyltransferase produces MTTTYTFQIYNSASLLPLEWNSLAVNNIFLTREYLEVLENSCPVNMVCHFIGIFSEDKLEGIALTQFLFTEKLESFGERDQCLKTTVRNFAFKNFASHVLFVGNNMLTGQNAFAFHKEAIQSKLIKSLHRAINQLKKNLKASGKKVHITSIKDFNAKEIQPLQAEFKNNYTFSTQPNMVFEINKNWKSEQDYIDALSKKYRDQYKRARKKADGIVKQKMSLADIRKYEDVIYDLYFHVAKNAPFNTFFLARNHFSFFKEIMKDDFLFYGYFLDEKLIGFNTLIKNRNIMDTYFLGYDETIQREKMLYLNMLYDMIAYSINQGFSEIVFARTALEIKSSVGAKPLKMYGLITHSNTLINHNIAKLFNYLEPKTDWQERNPFK; encoded by the coding sequence TTGACTACAACTTATACTTTCCAGATTTACAATAGTGCCTCATTACTGCCTTTAGAATGGAATTCCTTGGCTGTAAATAATATTTTCCTGACCAGAGAATACCTCGAAGTACTTGAAAACTCATGTCCTGTAAATATGGTTTGTCATTTTATTGGAATTTTTAGCGAAGATAAACTGGAAGGCATTGCATTAACTCAATTTCTATTTACAGAAAAACTGGAATCTTTTGGAGAACGTGATCAATGTTTAAAAACTACTGTACGTAATTTTGCTTTTAAAAATTTTGCTTCACACGTCTTGTTCGTTGGCAACAATATGCTTACAGGACAAAATGCTTTTGCGTTTCATAAAGAAGCGATTCAATCTAAACTAATAAAATCCCTTCACAGAGCAATTAATCAGCTTAAGAAAAACCTGAAAGCAAGTGGGAAAAAAGTTCATATTACCAGCATAAAAGATTTTAATGCAAAAGAGATTCAGCCGCTACAAGCTGAATTTAAGAATAACTACACGTTTTCGACCCAACCTAATATGGTTTTTGAGATCAATAAAAACTGGAAGTCTGAACAAGATTATATTGATGCTTTATCAAAAAAATATAGAGATCAATACAAACGTGCGCGAAAAAAAGCTGACGGAATAGTTAAACAAAAAATGTCTCTCGCCGACATTAGAAAATATGAAGATGTTATTTACGATTTATATTTTCATGTCGCCAAAAATGCACCTTTCAATACTTTTTTCTTAGCCCGAAATCACTTTAGCTTTTTTAAAGAAATTATGAAAGATGATTTCTTATTTTATGGATATTTTTTAGATGAAAAGTTGATCGGTTTCAATACATTGATTAAAAACAGAAATATAATGGACACGTATTTTTTAGGATATGATGAAACGATTCAGCGCGAAAAAATGCTGTATTTAAATATGTTATACGACATGATCGCTTACTCGATCAATCAGGGCTTTTCAGAAATTGTTTTTGCCCGTACTGCTCTTGAAATTAAAAGTTCTGTTGGAGCAAAACCTCTAAAAATGTACGGACTAATTACGCACAGCAATACTCTGATCAATCATAACATTGCCAAACTATTCAATTATCTTGAACCTAAAACTGATTGGCAGGAACGAAATCCTTTTAAATAA
- a CDS encoding DUF1761 domain-containing protein, protein MEINPIALLLAAVVTLAVGFIWYNPKVFGTIWMRENNLTQEQLQTGNMLKIFGLTYVFSLMITVILMALTIHQTGALGMVGGPPLVDSAKPSFAAFMADYGTAYRTFKHGALHGFLSGLFFAFPVIGINSLFERKSWKYIFIHAGFWIICLTLMGGIICGFA, encoded by the coding sequence ATGGAAATTAACCCTATTGCATTGCTTTTGGCAGCTGTTGTAACACTTGCAGTTGGTTTTATTTGGTACAACCCAAAAGTGTTTGGAACGATCTGGATGAGAGAAAATAATCTTACTCAGGAACAACTTCAAACAGGAAACATGCTTAAAATCTTCGGTTTGACTTATGTTTTTTCTTTAATGATTACCGTAATCCTAATGGCATTAACCATTCATCAAACAGGTGCCCTCGGAATGGTAGGCGGGCCGCCTTTAGTTGATAGCGCAAAACCATCATTTGCAGCTTTTATGGCAGATTATGGAACAGCTTATCGCACGTTTAAACACGGAGCACTTCACGGATTCCTGTCGGGTTTATTTTTTGCTTTTCCAGTAATTGGAATTAATAGTTTGTTTGAGAGAAAATCATGGAAATACATCTTTATTCATGCAGGATTCTGGATTATTTGTCTTACTTTAATGGGCGGAATTATTTGCGGTTTTGCTTAA
- a CDS encoding Two component regulator three Y domain protein, which translates to MFLLIFTFSVNVFADTVSDKEKDALIKLYHATNGSQWKNKWDLSQSVSTWYGVHIENGKVTALNLADNNLQGELPGEFFDLVNLTNVDLHKNKLQGELPKAINNFKELEVLDVSLNQLSGAIPETICELQKLRDLELFNNKISGELPLEIGKLNQLEILALFDNEIEGQLPNSIYNIPTLKVLLLNSNKLSGNLSSEILNFNALQNLSLFNNGFEGEVPKELEKLHNLAEMNLSYNKFAGSVSKKLALLDSLNMTMFDENGNLFLLELNAEKDITIITEN; encoded by the coding sequence ATGTTTTTATTAATATTCACTTTTTCTGTGAATGTTTTTGCCGATACTGTTTCGGATAAAGAAAAAGATGCCTTGATAAAATTGTACCATGCTACAAATGGATCGCAATGGAAAAATAAATGGGATTTATCACAATCTGTGTCAACGTGGTATGGCGTTCATATAGAAAATGGAAAAGTAACGGCGCTTAATTTAGCCGACAACAATTTGCAAGGAGAATTACCTGGTGAGTTTTTTGATTTAGTGAATTTGACCAATGTTGATTTGCATAAAAATAAGTTGCAAGGTGAGTTACCCAAAGCAATTAATAATTTTAAAGAGCTTGAAGTTTTAGATGTTTCGCTTAATCAGCTTTCAGGAGCGATACCGGAAACTATTTGTGAGTTGCAAAAACTAAGAGATTTAGAGCTTTTCAATAATAAAATTTCAGGAGAATTGCCTTTAGAAATTGGAAAGTTAAATCAGTTAGAGATTCTTGCATTATTTGATAATGAGATTGAAGGTCAATTACCAAATTCAATTTATAACATTCCTACATTAAAGGTTTTACTTTTGAACAGTAATAAGTTATCAGGAAATTTGAGCTCTGAAATATTGAATTTTAACGCTTTGCAAAATCTTAGTTTGTTCAATAATGGTTTTGAGGGTGAAGTCCCTAAGGAACTTGAGAAATTACATAATTTAGCCGAGATGAATCTTTCATACAATAAATTTGCAGGAAGTGTTTCAAAAAAACTGGCTCTGTTGGATAGTTTAAATATGACGATGTTCGATGAAAATGGGAATCTGTTTTTGTTAGAACTAAATGCTGAAAAAGATATTACAATAATTACCGAAAATTAA
- a CDS encoding Hsp70 family protein — MKNINIGIDLGTTNSGIAKYENGKISIYKNPVGFKDTIPSVVSFRKGRIQIGEKAREHSATNAENVFSSFKRKMGSDEVYFIKDLNENRSPIELSSMVLNELINFAQGESLKSAVITIPASFDTIQSNATKKAGYQAGFEEIVLLQEPIAACLAYSNSLNIEITSDKKWLVYDFGGGTFDIALVNINERDLKVFDHKGNNFLGGVDLDTLFVEKIICPKIEKDTQESNLWSKLISKENIVYNKLFFELLYKAEEAKKELSIKETSSIEIDFDELSISLDLDISRKEFELIIQLKFEESFHLVEKLIKENHLEFSDIDRIILVGGTTYIPYIRQQLQERTKIQVETNLDPTTAVMIGAAYYAGSKPSELSDEEIVNELTSEENSIQVEIIYEPHSKDSEELIVALLEESFDGYYRITRADGGFDTGLLKSNKKIAEFVPLLEKTTNQFTLFLFNNQQKQVFSNANIQITNGLYSILGQPIPNDICLELDEETGKSHMEIIFKKNDILPLKKTIYKTCSKNILRNSDQKLIINVVEGNAGSMIGSNLSIGYIEICGSNFEQDLLKGMDIELNFKVSESRDLSIDVYISALDLEISEVFNPHQRKISIEKLSSEIKNALDTILEEIRSEEQNENYEYLAKLKRSQESLTILYNEALENKNDAITDKKYQIDELKKIYIQEFDDLVRHKHILSELEEYNNIKDSLSFYVEKGSPRQKEEYEKIIKNEKEVLQSSNKYLIRKKKKELENLLENIYNNQDESYIDYFYYLRFEDPSAFKDRSKHSKLIQLGEKAIDNSNLVELKSICHQLYNLLIVKPKRRDDFNTFDGNLGIK; from the coding sequence ATGAAGAATATCAATATCGGAATTGATTTAGGAACAACGAATTCAGGAATTGCAAAATATGAAAATGGAAAAATCAGTATCTATAAAAACCCTGTTGGATTCAAGGATACTATTCCGTCTGTAGTTTCATTTCGAAAAGGACGCATCCAAATAGGCGAAAAAGCAAGAGAACACAGCGCAACAAATGCCGAAAATGTATTCTCCTCTTTTAAACGAAAAATGGGATCTGACGAAGTTTATTTCATCAAAGATCTGAACGAAAATCGCAGCCCGATTGAGCTGTCTTCAATGGTTCTGAACGAATTAATTAATTTTGCTCAGGGTGAAAGTTTAAAATCTGCTGTTATTACGATTCCGGCTTCTTTTGACACAATTCAGTCTAATGCCACCAAAAAAGCAGGTTATCAGGCAGGTTTTGAAGAAATAGTTTTGCTTCAGGAACCTATTGCTGCTTGTTTAGCTTATTCGAATTCCTTAAACATAGAAATTACATCCGATAAAAAATGGCTGGTATATGATTTTGGAGGAGGAACTTTTGACATTGCATTAGTAAACATTAATGAGCGAGATCTAAAGGTATTTGATCATAAAGGCAATAATTTTCTAGGAGGTGTCGATTTAGATACTTTATTTGTTGAAAAAATAATATGCCCAAAAATTGAAAAGGATACTCAGGAAAGTAATCTTTGGTCAAAACTAATTTCTAAAGAAAACATAGTATACAATAAACTTTTTTTTGAACTTCTTTACAAAGCTGAGGAAGCAAAAAAAGAACTTTCAATAAAAGAAACTTCAAGTATTGAAATTGATTTTGACGAACTTTCAATCTCATTAGACCTAGATATCAGTCGAAAAGAATTTGAATTAATCATTCAGCTTAAATTTGAAGAATCTTTTCATTTGGTTGAAAAATTAATTAAAGAAAATCATCTGGAATTTTCAGATATAGACCGCATTATACTTGTTGGCGGTACTACTTACATTCCTTACATACGCCAACAATTGCAGGAGAGAACGAAAATTCAAGTAGAAACAAATTTGGATCCCACAACTGCAGTAATGATTGGAGCAGCTTATTATGCCGGTTCAAAACCTTCAGAATTAAGTGATGAAGAGATTGTAAATGAACTTACATCTGAAGAAAATAGTATTCAGGTTGAGATCATCTATGAACCACATTCTAAAGATTCTGAAGAACTAATTGTTGCTCTTTTGGAAGAATCATTTGACGGCTATTACAGAATTACCCGGGCAGATGGTGGTTTTGACACCGGTCTTCTGAAATCAAATAAAAAAATAGCCGAGTTTGTTCCTTTGCTAGAAAAAACAACCAATCAATTCACATTATTTTTATTCAATAACCAGCAAAAACAAGTATTTAGTAACGCGAATATTCAAATTACGAACGGATTATACAGTATCTTGGGACAGCCAATTCCGAACGACATTTGTTTGGAACTAGACGAAGAAACAGGAAAAAGCCACATGGAAATTATCTTTAAGAAAAATGATATTCTGCCTCTAAAGAAAACAATTTATAAAACCTGTTCTAAAAACATATTAAGAAACTCTGACCAAAAACTTATTATAAATGTAGTTGAAGGCAATGCCGGAAGTATGATAGGCAGTAATCTCTCTATCGGGTATATTGAAATATGTGGGAGTAATTTTGAGCAGGATCTTTTAAAAGGAATGGATATTGAGCTGAATTTTAAAGTTTCGGAGTCCCGAGATCTGAGTATAGATGTTTACATAAGTGCTCTTGATTTAGAAATAAGCGAAGTCTTTAACCCGCATCAGAGAAAAATTTCTATCGAAAAATTATCATCGGAAATTAAGAATGCTTTAGATACGATTTTAGAAGAAATAAGAAGTGAAGAACAGAATGAAAATTATGAGTATTTAGCCAAATTAAAAAGATCACAGGAATCGTTAACCATTCTTTATAACGAGGCATTGGAAAATAAAAATGATGCTATTACTGATAAAAAATATCAAATTGATGAATTGAAAAAAATCTACATTCAGGAATTTGATGATCTTGTTAGACACAAACACATATTATCTGAGCTTGAAGAATACAATAACATCAAAGACAGCCTTTCTTTTTATGTAGAAAAAGGCAGCCCCCGCCAAAAAGAAGAATATGAAAAGATCATAAAAAATGAAAAGGAAGTACTGCAGTCAAGCAATAAATATTTGATTCGCAAAAAGAAAAAAGAACTGGAAAACCTATTAGAAAACATCTATAATAATCAAGATGAAAGCTACATAGATTATTTTTATTATTTGCGATTTGAAGATCCAAGTGCCTTCAAAGACAGATCTAAACATAGCAAATTAATACAATTAGGAGAAAAAGCAATTGACAATTCCAACTTAGTTGAATTAAAATCGATCTGTCACCAACTGTATAATTTATTGATTGTTAAACCAAAAAGAAGAGATGACTTTAATACATTTGACGGAAATCTTGGAATAAAATAA